A stretch of the Streptomyces sp. NBC_00654 genome encodes the following:
- a CDS encoding acyl-CoA thioester hydrolase/BAAT C-terminal domain-containing protein produces the protein MELTERELTDPWEGVLIAPAAGAHTGVLVLAGSSGRVERERARLLAGQGVAALAIRWFGGPGQPPGICEIPLETFTDAVGLLRSGGARRIVVLGASKGAEAALLTAVHDARVDVVVALSPTSRVWCNVGPGHDGERLPYRSSWTWRGQPVPFVPMDDSWPAAQPSSGPIAVREWYELSGRTFSRLVPAAEIPVEKARADLLLVAGGDDAMWPSLPFAEQLARRRRSAGAPVRLISRQDAGHRPRLPGEGPASASPHFHHGGTPEADALLGAAAWPCILRALGGGG, from the coding sequence GTGGAGCTGACGGAGCGCGAGCTGACCGATCCGTGGGAAGGCGTTCTGATCGCTCCCGCGGCAGGCGCTCATACCGGCGTTCTGGTCCTGGCGGGCTCCAGCGGACGCGTCGAACGTGAGAGAGCGCGGCTCCTCGCCGGGCAGGGCGTTGCGGCCCTGGCGATCCGCTGGTTCGGTGGGCCCGGACAGCCTCCGGGGATCTGTGAGATCCCCCTGGAGACCTTCACCGACGCCGTCGGTCTTCTCCGCTCCGGCGGGGCACGCCGCATCGTCGTCCTCGGCGCTTCCAAGGGCGCCGAAGCAGCACTGCTCACCGCGGTGCACGACGCGCGCGTGGACGTGGTGGTCGCGCTGTCGCCGACCTCCCGGGTCTGGTGCAACGTCGGCCCCGGCCACGACGGCGAACGGCTGCCCTACCGGTCGTCCTGGACGTGGAGGGGGCAGCCGGTTCCCTTCGTCCCGATGGACGATTCCTGGCCGGCCGCACAACCGTCGAGCGGTCCGATCGCCGTCCGGGAATGGTACGAACTCAGCGGGAGGACCTTCAGCCGACTGGTTCCCGCGGCGGAGATCCCCGTGGAGAAGGCACGGGCCGACCTGCTGCTTGTCGCGGGCGGCGACGACGCGATGTGGCCGTCCCTGCCCTTCGCCGAACAGCTGGCGCGACGCCGGCGCTCGGCCGGGGCCCCCGTGCGTCTGATTTCCCGCCAGGACGCCGGCCACCGTCCACGTCTTCCGGGTGAGGGCCCGGCGTCGGCCTCCCCGCACTTCCACCACGGTGGCACGCCCGAAGCCGACGCACTCCTCGGCGCGGCTGCCTGGCCCTGCATCCTCCGCGCGCTCGGCGGCGGAGGCTGA
- a CDS encoding iron chaperone: protein MVQSQAKDVDGYLAEVPEEREEALTRLRELCRTELRGFTEVMAYGMPAYERDGVGEIAFASQKQYISFYLLRGDVREAFAARLADQDMGRSCLRFRRPEKIDFALLRDLLRATAAAPGRIC, encoded by the coding sequence ATGGTGCAAAGTCAGGCGAAGGACGTCGACGGCTATCTTGCCGAGGTGCCCGAAGAACGCGAAGAGGCCCTGACCCGGCTGCGTGAGCTGTGCCGTACGGAACTGCGGGGATTCACCGAGGTGATGGCGTACGGGATGCCCGCCTATGAGCGGGACGGTGTCGGGGAGATCGCCTTCGCGAGCCAGAAGCAGTACATCTCCTTCTATCTGCTGCGCGGTGATGTCCGCGAGGCATTCGCCGCGCGGTTGGCGGATCAGGACATGGGCAGGAGCTGCCTGCGCTTCCGCAGGCCGGAGAAGATCGACTTCGCGCTTCTCCGGGATCTGCTCAGGGCCACGGCGGCCGCGCCGGGCAGGATCTGCTGA
- a CDS encoding erythromycin esterase family protein, with the protein MVTDIKDTARAVDAAAVMRLLPARPRLLALGEPTHGEDALLDLRNELFRQLVEEEGYRTIGIESDCLMGLVVDDYVTSGAGTLDEAMEHGFSHGWGTSASNRELVRWMRAYNDGRPASDRLRFAGFDGPLETAGAGSPRQALTALHGHLAARVDADLLPCAAGTLDRLLGADDRWTDPAAMMDPSRSVGQSAEAGRLRLLADDLVALLDAHMPHLLTETSRDDWDRARLYGRTATGLLRYHHWMADTSPARMTRMVGLRDQMMAHNILAFAERGPALLHAHNTHLQREKSTIRMGGAPLEWWSAGALVSARLGAEYAFVATALGTIRHQGVDTPAPDTVEGLLYALPEDRYVIDAPRLATALGDSRPVPRVSPWFGYAPLDPAHLAAGDGFVFVKDVPRA; encoded by the coding sequence ATGGTTACCGACATCAAGGACACCGCCCGGGCCGTCGATGCTGCCGCCGTCATGAGGCTGCTCCCGGCCCGGCCTCGGCTGCTCGCCCTCGGCGAGCCCACCCACGGTGAGGACGCGCTGCTCGACCTGCGCAACGAGCTCTTCCGGCAACTCGTCGAGGAGGAGGGCTACCGGACGATCGGGATCGAGAGCGACTGCCTGATGGGCCTGGTCGTGGACGACTACGTCACCTCGGGCGCGGGCACCCTCGACGAGGCGATGGAGCACGGATTCAGCCACGGCTGGGGAACCTCCGCGTCCAATCGCGAGCTCGTGCGCTGGATGCGCGCCTACAACGACGGCCGGCCCGCGTCCGACCGGCTCCGCTTCGCCGGTTTCGACGGCCCGCTGGAGACGGCCGGCGCCGGAAGCCCCCGGCAGGCCCTCACCGCACTCCACGGCCATCTCGCGGCCCGGGTGGACGCGGACCTGCTCCCGTGCGCCGCCGGAACACTCGACCGGCTCCTCGGCGCCGACGACCGGTGGACCGATCCCGCCGCGATGATGGACCCGTCCCGCTCCGTGGGGCAGTCGGCCGAGGCCGGTCGGCTGCGGCTGCTCGCCGACGATCTGGTGGCGCTGCTCGACGCGCACATGCCGCACCTGCTCACGGAGACCTCGCGGGACGACTGGGACCGGGCGCGGTTGTACGGGCGCACCGCCACCGGTCTGCTGCGCTACCACCACTGGATGGCCGACACCTCACCGGCTCGTATGACCCGGATGGTGGGCCTGCGGGACCAGATGATGGCCCACAACATCCTCGCCTTCGCCGAACGGGGCCCGGCACTCCTCCACGCCCACAACACCCACCTCCAGCGGGAGAAGAGCACGATACGGATGGGCGGGGCGCCGCTGGAGTGGTGGAGCGCCGGTGCGCTGGTGAGCGCCCGGCTCGGCGCGGAGTACGCCTTCGTGGCCACGGCCCTCGGCACGATCCGGCACCAGGGAGTGGACACCCCGGCGCCCGACACCGTCGAAGGACTCCTGTACGCCCTCCCGGAGGACCGCTACGTCATCGACGCCCCGCGGCTGGCCACGGCCCTCGGCGACTCGCGGCCCGTACCCCGCGTATCGCCCTGGTTCGGCTACGCTCCGCTCGACCCGGCGCATCTGGCGGCCGGCGACGGCTTCGTGTTCGTCAAGGACGTCCCGCGGGCCTGA
- a CDS encoding TioE family transcriptional regulator, whose protein sequence is MRQNLQSTERLRPVDLARGHGLSTQAVRNYEAAGILPPAARTPHGYRTYTSLHMGALRAFLALVSGHGHRTATSIMRAVNQGAVERAFHLIDESHAQLLDDRRTLQAVESALRDLEPTSAAAPGTGSGTGSGTGSGTGFGPAAKSGPGGMFIGTLAEKLGIRPATLRTWERAGLVRPRRDPLTGYRVYGEDDVRDARLAHQLRRGGYLLEQIAPLLAQLRAAGGLEPLEAALRDWRGRLNTRGRAMLTGAAELEAYLRET, encoded by the coding sequence ATGCGGCAAAACCTTCAAAGCACCGAACGGCTCAGGCCTGTTGATCTGGCGCGCGGACACGGTCTGTCCACTCAGGCGGTGAGGAACTACGAGGCGGCCGGCATCCTTCCGCCTGCCGCTCGCACGCCCCACGGCTACCGGACCTATACGTCGCTGCACATGGGGGCCCTCCGCGCGTTCCTCGCCCTGGTGTCCGGCCACGGCCACCGGACGGCGACGTCGATCATGCGGGCTGTGAACCAGGGAGCGGTCGAGCGGGCGTTCCACCTCATCGACGAGAGCCACGCCCAGCTCCTCGACGACCGGCGGACCCTCCAAGCCGTGGAGAGCGCCCTCCGCGACCTGGAGCCCACCTCGGCAGCCGCGCCCGGCACGGGGTCCGGCACGGGGTCCGGCACGGGGTCCGGCACGGGGTTTGGCCCAGCGGCCAAGTCCGGGCCCGGCGGCATGTTCATCGGGACGCTGGCGGAGAAGCTGGGAATCCGGCCCGCGACGCTGCGCACATGGGAGCGCGCCGGGCTGGTCCGCCCGCGCCGCGACCCGCTGACCGGGTACCGCGTCTACGGCGAGGACGATGTACGGGACGCCCGGCTGGCCCACCAGCTCCGGCGGGGCGGCTATCTGCTGGAGCAGATCGCCCCGCTGCTCGCCCAACTGCGCGCGGCCGGCGGGCTGGAGCCGCTGGAGGCCGCACTGCGCGACTGGCGCGGCCGGCTGAACACCCGTGGGCGGGCGATGCTCACCGGGGCCGCCGAGCTGGAGGCGTACCTCCGCGAGACCTGA
- a CDS encoding mucoidy inhibitor MuiA family protein → MSTASKPIALPVTAVTCLEDRAHIERSVVLDLEAGVQRLRLGPVSALAVDRTLHAELTGDHPATVLDVRIVRSWTPRAPLPSAEDSALRRRVHTLQEERLALGRQGDRLRARLDLLGRLAVDLLREIGEGAGAGESERTRWAGELDRVDGERDAHGEQLRAVEARLAVLAARIGAAQRAMDLSEEEPAELVGHIELTVEAAAAGPVELCLSHLTPCALWRPAYRAVLDGGSLTLETDAVIWQRTGEDWSDVRLTLSTARSALATDPPRLGEDRLTLKDRSAEERRTVDVELREEETGSIGPAPVLGLPGVDDGGEARVLKSSVPVSVPGDGRAHRVRLSAFTTDAPSEYVCSPELSPLVTQVVRFDNLSGHALLAGPVDLVRGSGFSGRGILDFTAPGAAVELAFGSRDDHRVVRNTEESRDSAGFTQRTVVTRTVRLHLSRFSAPGEHGDRVVAVRERIPVSEVSAVEIRLRKDSCSPAPDAVDADGIVRWDITLPPGSRRTVTLVYELSASAKVTGL, encoded by the coding sequence ATGTCCACGGCCTCGAAGCCGATCGCCCTCCCCGTCACCGCGGTCACATGTCTCGAAGACCGGGCCCACATCGAGCGTTCCGTCGTGCTCGATCTGGAGGCCGGGGTCCAGCGGCTGCGTCTCGGGCCGGTCAGCGCGCTGGCCGTCGACCGGACCCTCCATGCCGAGCTGACCGGCGATCACCCCGCGACGGTGCTCGATGTACGGATCGTCCGCAGCTGGACGCCGCGCGCGCCGCTGCCTTCCGCCGAAGACTCGGCCCTGCGCCGCCGGGTACACACCCTTCAGGAGGAGCGGCTGGCCCTGGGGCGGCAGGGCGACCGGCTGCGTGCCCGCCTCGATCTGCTCGGCCGCCTCGCCGTCGATCTGCTGCGGGAGATCGGCGAAGGAGCGGGCGCCGGGGAGTCCGAACGTACCCGCTGGGCCGGCGAACTGGACCGGGTGGACGGCGAACGCGACGCACATGGCGAGCAACTCCGCGCCGTTGAAGCCCGGCTGGCTGTCCTCGCCGCCAGAATCGGCGCGGCGCAGCGGGCCATGGACCTCTCCGAGGAGGAGCCCGCCGAGCTGGTCGGCCATATCGAGCTGACGGTGGAGGCCGCGGCCGCAGGGCCGGTGGAGCTGTGCCTGAGCCACCTCACCCCGTGCGCGCTGTGGCGGCCCGCCTACCGTGCCGTGCTCGACGGGGGCTCGCTGACGCTGGAGACCGACGCGGTGATCTGGCAGCGCACCGGGGAGGACTGGTCCGACGTACGGCTGACCCTGTCGACGGCCCGCTCGGCGCTGGCCACCGATCCGCCCCGGCTGGGCGAGGACCGGCTGACGCTCAAGGACCGCTCGGCGGAGGAACGCCGCACGGTCGACGTCGAACTGCGCGAGGAGGAGACGGGTTCCATCGGCCCGGCTCCGGTGCTCGGCCTGCCGGGGGTGGACGACGGCGGCGAGGCGCGGGTGCTGAAATCCTCCGTGCCGGTGTCGGTGCCCGGTGACGGCCGCGCCCACCGGGTGCGGCTGTCGGCCTTCACCACGGACGCACCGAGTGAGTACGTATGCTCACCGGAGTTGTCCCCCTTGGTCACGCAGGTGGTGCGGTTCGACAACCTGTCCGGTCATGCCCTGCTCGCCGGGCCCGTGGACCTGGTCCGCGGCAGCGGATTCAGTGGCCGGGGCATCCTTGACTTCACTGCCCCCGGTGCAGCCGTCGAGCTGGCCTTCGGCAGTCGCGACGACCACCGGGTGGTCCGGAACACGGAGGAGTCCCGCGACTCCGCCGGGTTCACCCAGCGGACCGTTGTCACCCGCACCGTCCGGCTGCACCTGTCCCGGTTCTCCGCCCCCGGGGAACACGGTGATCGGGTGGTCGCCGTCCGGGAGCGGATCCCGGTCTCCGAGGTCTCGGCGGTGGAGATACGCCTGCGCAAGGATTCATGCTCCCCGGCCCCCGACGCGGTCGACGCCGACGGCATCGTCCGCTGGGACATCACCCTTCCGCCCGGCAGCCGTCGAACGGTCACCCTGGTCTACGAACTGTCGGCGAGCGCCAAAGTCACGGGTCTGTGA
- a CDS encoding DUF4139 domain-containing protein, with translation MTAEPVQRWASTLDSVVVYAQGAVCRRLARGSASPDGRVRVTGLPRSLDPGSLRARVLGTSGVRVTEARVEVEAAPHGRGTPDELRREVARLSDAYAAAQGRVDRQLGLIEEVRALHPVAPSRRREDPHRRTPVDAWLELADFVDERLTGLHDRLAVLEEALRDVGHELSVATDRRARATTDAPTAHVETSVCAALTLDGPGDAAVEVELELEYGVPGAVWVPAYRLTRRQGDGSGRLVLRASVAQRTGEDWTGVHIALATADLRRRTDLPGLRSIRIGRSQPAPTPSGWREPPAGLVDLFSGYDAAGPGPAKAAAHAAAGGSASGPVASPPPPPPPPPSAYGGPQAAVPVPGGGMPFGGAPAGMPPALTGPAAMAPAAPGRAAPSPPPAPVSGPPSWAPGPPQPSGAELDYAALVLCGPDKRGGRRGRLFPGSPSDPVAAEYRRRAEAVAALPLPGQAVRPRESAGSFDHRYDAAARADVPSDGTWHTVTIGEIPVGLRTEYLCVPSVEQTVYATLVLSNATDRALLAGPVEVIVDDDFLLTAALPTLAPGGVRRVGLGPAEGIRVTRRTNQRESTSGLRGNTTVLDHRVHVELANRLASPVTVEVRERVPVTSEPDVRIEERADWTAPDEGAGPDRHAPGTRVWRLDLAAGATAALDGGYEIRIPTGKALAGGNRRS, from the coding sequence ATGACGGCTGAGCCGGTACAGAGGTGGGCATCGACCCTCGATTCGGTCGTGGTGTACGCGCAGGGCGCGGTCTGCCGGCGCCTGGCCCGGGGCAGCGCGTCGCCCGACGGCCGGGTGCGGGTGACGGGGCTGCCCCGCTCGCTGGACCCGGGCTCGCTGCGCGCCAGAGTCCTCGGCACGTCCGGGGTGCGCGTCACCGAGGCACGGGTGGAAGTGGAGGCCGCGCCGCACGGCAGGGGCACGCCCGACGAGTTGCGGCGCGAGGTCGCGCGTCTGAGCGACGCGTACGCGGCGGCCCAGGGGCGCGTGGACCGGCAGTTGGGCCTGATCGAGGAGGTCCGTGCCCTTCACCCCGTCGCGCCCTCCCGCAGGCGCGAGGATCCGCACCGCCGTACGCCGGTCGACGCGTGGCTGGAGCTCGCCGACTTCGTCGACGAGCGGCTCACGGGACTGCACGACCGCCTCGCCGTACTGGAGGAGGCGCTGCGCGACGTCGGCCACGAGCTGTCCGTCGCCACCGACCGGCGCGCCCGCGCCACCACCGACGCCCCGACGGCGCACGTGGAGACCTCGGTCTGCGCGGCCCTGACCCTCGACGGGCCCGGTGACGCGGCGGTGGAGGTGGAGCTGGAGCTGGAGTACGGCGTGCCGGGCGCCGTCTGGGTGCCGGCCTACCGCCTCACTCGCCGTCAGGGAGACGGCAGCGGCCGACTGGTGCTGCGCGCCTCGGTCGCCCAGCGGACCGGCGAGGACTGGACCGGCGTCCACATCGCCCTGGCCACCGCCGATCTTCGGCGCCGCACCGACCTGCCAGGACTCCGCTCGATCCGGATCGGACGAAGCCAGCCCGCCCCCACGCCCTCCGGCTGGCGCGAGCCCCCGGCCGGGCTCGTCGACCTGTTCTCCGGGTACGACGCGGCAGGCCCCGGCCCCGCCAAGGCTGCCGCACATGCGGCTGCGGGCGGCTCCGCGTCCGGTCCCGTTGCCTCGCCTCCGCCCCCGCCTCCACCCCCGCCGTCGGCCTACGGCGGCCCGCAGGCCGCGGTCCCGGTGCCCGGCGGCGGGATGCCCTTCGGGGGTGCCCCCGCGGGCATGCCGCCCGCACTCACGGGACCTGCCGCCATGGCACCCGCTGCTCCTGGCCGGGCCGCACCGTCACCCCCGCCGGCCCCGGTGTCCGGTCCGCCGTCATGGGCACCCGGCCCGCCGCAGCCGAGCGGCGCCGAGCTCGACTATGCCGCGCTCGTCCTGTGCGGCCCCGATAAGCGGGGCGGTCGCCGAGGCCGGCTGTTCCCCGGTTCCCCCTCCGACCCGGTGGCGGCCGAGTACCGCCGACGCGCCGAAGCGGTGGCCGCGCTGCCGTTGCCCGGACAGGCGGTACGGCCCCGCGAGTCGGCGGGTTCCTTCGACCACCGCTACGATGCCGCCGCCCGCGCCGACGTTCCGTCGGACGGCACCTGGCATACCGTCACCATCGGCGAGATCCCCGTCGGTCTGCGTACCGAGTACCTCTGCGTGCCCTCCGTGGAGCAGACCGTGTACGCGACATTGGTGCTCTCCAACGCCACCGACCGGGCACTGCTGGCCGGACCGGTGGAGGTCATCGTCGATGACGACTTCCTGCTGACCGCCGCCCTGCCCACGCTCGCCCCCGGCGGTGTCCGCAGGGTGGGGCTCGGGCCGGCCGAGGGCATCCGGGTCACCCGCCGTACGAACCAGCGCGAGTCGACCTCGGGGCTGCGTGGCAACACCACGGTGCTCGATCACCGGGTCCACGTGGAGTTGGCCAATCGGCTCGCGAGCCCCGTCACCGTGGAAGTCCGCGAGCGGGTGCCCGTCACCTCCGAACCGGACGTCCGGATAGAGGAACGGGCGGACTGGACGGCGCCCGACGAAGGCGCCGGGCCCGATCGGCACGCGCCGGGCACCCGCGTCTGGCGGCTGGACCTGGCCGCAGGTGCCACGGCCGCGCTCGACGGCGGCTACGAGATCCGCATTCCGACCGGCAAGGCCTTGGCCGGCGGCAACCGCAGGAGCTGA
- a CDS encoding SH3 domain-containing protein, with product MRVPHAGHRITSVLVGVLLAGTALAAPALAEGHHAGTADTPARTAKAAAPAAEPEGQVVSRTALNVREEPDTRSRALGSLPPGAIIRLHCKVVGENVDGNNRWYLLGGGRPGYVSARYVRNLSTVPWCQ from the coding sequence ATGCGCGTACCGCACGCCGGGCACCGGATCACCTCCGTCCTCGTGGGTGTTCTGCTGGCCGGGACAGCTCTTGCCGCTCCCGCCCTGGCCGAAGGCCACCACGCGGGCACGGCGGACACTCCCGCACGGACCGCGAAAGCTGCCGCACCCGCCGCTGAGCCCGAGGGGCAGGTCGTGTCCCGGACGGCACTCAACGTACGGGAGGAGCCGGACACCCGCTCCCGCGCCCTCGGCAGCCTCCCGCCGGGCGCCATCATTCGCCTGCACTGCAAGGTCGTGGGGGAGAACGTCGACGGCAACAACAGGTGGTACCTGCTGGGCGGCGGCCGTCCCGGCTACGTGAGCGCCCGCTACGTGCGCAACCTCAGCACGGTGCCCTGGTGCCAGTAA
- a CDS encoding erythromycin esterase family protein: MPERTQNTVRALERAAHPLRSTEPGGSTADLRALTSMIGDAKVVGLGEATHGSHEFFTMKERIFRQLVEKKGFTTFSLEMSWSSGLQIDEYLQTGKGDARKIAKEALGNSPWEREEFVSLIEWMRDYNRSHPGRTVHFMGNDLGAPTLSDEFFGRVTGYVQRNHPAALPRLDELYTGLRPIDDVFAYLGKPLAERQQLAARAQQALELVSSQEDSGEEAFMWAEQNARSIAQTTKFLTMDVTDPDSVAASQRFRDEVMAQNVTWWQRQTGDKVLLSAHNDHVGYVAGDPTMYPKTQGSFLRDTMGKNYLPIGFTFNQGSFLSKDAALGGEWKKFTVGAAGPGRNEHTLDQVRHRDFYLDVRQAPVPARAWLSTARPTLNVGTQFPYEPRDIAIAKSFDVLIHLHEVREAVKMEP; this comes from the coding sequence GTGCCTGAGAGGACGCAGAACACGGTCCGCGCGCTGGAGCGGGCGGCCCACCCGCTGCGCTCGACCGAGCCCGGGGGAAGCACGGCCGACCTGCGAGCCCTGACCTCGATGATCGGCGACGCCAAGGTGGTCGGCCTCGGCGAGGCCACTCACGGCTCCCATGAATTCTTCACCATGAAGGAGCGGATCTTCCGCCAGCTTGTGGAGAAGAAGGGTTTCACCACTTTCTCCCTGGAGATGAGCTGGTCCTCAGGGCTCCAGATCGACGAATACCTCCAGACCGGCAAGGGCGACGCCCGCAAGATCGCCAAGGAGGCGCTGGGCAACTCCCCTTGGGAACGGGAGGAGTTCGTGAGCCTGATCGAGTGGATGCGGGACTACAACCGCAGCCACCCCGGCCGTACTGTCCACTTCATGGGCAACGACCTCGGCGCTCCCACACTGAGCGACGAGTTCTTCGGCCGGGTGACCGGCTACGTACAGCGCAACCACCCAGCGGCGCTGCCGCGGCTCGACGAGCTCTACACCGGCCTCCGCCCGATCGACGACGTCTTCGCCTACCTGGGCAAGCCCCTCGCGGAACGACAGCAGCTCGCCGCCAGGGCACAGCAGGCCCTGGAACTGGTCAGCAGCCAGGAGGACTCCGGCGAGGAGGCCTTCATGTGGGCTGAACAGAACGCCCGGTCGATCGCCCAGACCACCAAGTTCCTCACGATGGACGTCACCGACCCCGACTCGGTGGCTGCCTCGCAGCGCTTCCGCGACGAGGTGATGGCCCAGAACGTCACCTGGTGGCAGCGGCAGACCGGCGACAAGGTGCTGCTGTCCGCACACAACGACCACGTCGGCTACGTCGCCGGCGACCCCACGATGTATCCCAAGACGCAGGGCTCGTTCCTGCGCGACACCATGGGCAAGAACTACCTCCCCATCGGCTTCACCTTCAACCAGGGTTCCTTCCTCTCGAAGGACGCCGCCCTCGGCGGCGAATGGAAGAAGTTCACCGTGGGCGCCGCCGGCCCCGGCAGGAACGAACACACCCTCGACCAGGTCCGGCACCGGGACTTCTACCTCGACGTCCGCCAGGCCCCCGTCCCCGCGCGTGCCTGGCTGAGCACGGCCCGGCCCACGCTCAACGTCGGCACCCAGTTCCCCTACGAGCCGCGCGACATCGCGATCGCCAAGTCCTTCGACGTCCTCATCCACCTGCACGAAGTCCGGGAGGCCGTCAAAATGGAGCCGTGA
- a CDS encoding GAF domain-containing protein: MRSLLDAVMSLGRGLELPEVLRGIVEAAVTLTDAEYGALGIVGDGQKLLEFLPVGISEELAAVIGQTPCGRGILGELIHHPEPLRLTDLSSHPRSFGFPPLHPPMRTFLGVPVRVRDEVFGNLYLTEKRGGVSFDADDEAVLTTLSIAAGVAIDNARMYDESRRRERRLEALGEITRSLLSGTDAAEVLHLIAERAMEVAGADRAAILLPSPARPSGDPEACEAEARLTVAVAHGKDSERVTGLSVPARGSLAGLAARTGTPVHCADVRTDPRAHQFGDGAEDGPGPVVTVPLRVDTGARGALRLGRPVDRPPFDESEIALISGFADQAAIALELARGRAESEELAVMHDRDRIARDLHDLAIQRLFATGMTLQSTTRAIADRPDAAERVSRAVDDLDTTIRIIRSTIFDLRTADGPGGGGLRRRMTETARTAENALGFRPSVRIDGPVDTTVPDDLAEHVLAVAAEAVSNASRHARATRIGIVLSADDAVTLTVTDNGVGIRDGVAAPGPGTAADAAGPPAGRRGGLANMRTRAALCRGTLTIGQPADGGTRIIWRAPLHD, translated from the coding sequence ATGCGCAGTCTGCTGGATGCGGTGATGAGTCTGGGGCGGGGCCTGGAACTGCCCGAGGTGCTCCGCGGGATCGTGGAGGCCGCGGTGACCCTCACCGACGCGGAGTACGGGGCGCTCGGCATAGTCGGGGACGGGCAGAAACTGCTGGAGTTCCTGCCCGTCGGCATATCGGAGGAACTCGCCGCCGTGATCGGCCAGACGCCGTGCGGGCGCGGGATTCTCGGTGAACTGATCCATCACCCGGAACCGCTGCGGCTCACCGATCTCAGCAGCCATCCGCGCAGCTTCGGCTTCCCGCCCCTGCATCCCCCGATGCGTACCTTCCTCGGGGTGCCGGTCCGGGTCCGCGACGAGGTGTTCGGCAATCTCTATCTCACCGAGAAGCGGGGCGGGGTGAGCTTCGACGCCGACGACGAGGCGGTGCTGACCACCTTGTCGATCGCGGCCGGGGTCGCCATCGACAACGCCCGCATGTACGACGAGAGCCGTCGCCGGGAGCGGCGCCTGGAGGCGCTGGGCGAGATCACCCGCAGCCTGCTCTCGGGGACGGACGCCGCCGAGGTGCTGCATCTGATCGCCGAGCGGGCGATGGAGGTGGCCGGGGCCGACCGGGCCGCGATTCTGCTGCCCTCCCCCGCACGTCCCTCCGGGGATCCGGAGGCGTGCGAGGCCGAGGCGCGGCTGACCGTCGCCGTCGCCCACGGCAAGGACTCCGAACGCGTCACGGGGCTGTCCGTGCCCGCACGGGGATCGCTGGCCGGACTCGCCGCCCGTACCGGAACACCGGTTCACTGCGCGGATGTCCGTACCGATCCCCGGGCCCACCAGTTCGGCGACGGTGCCGAGGACGGTCCCGGTCCGGTGGTGACGGTGCCCCTGCGGGTCGACACGGGGGCGAGGGGCGCACTGCGTCTGGGGCGTCCGGTGGACCGGCCGCCGTTCGACGAATCCGAGATCGCTCTTATCTCGGGGTTCGCCGACCAGGCCGCCATCGCCCTGGAACTGGCCCGTGGACGGGCCGAGTCCGAGGAGCTCGCCGTCATGCACGACCGGGACCGGATCGCCCGCGATCTGCACGATCTGGCGATCCAGCGTCTCTTCGCGACGGGTATGACTCTCCAGAGCACCACACGGGCCATCGCGGACCGGCCGGACGCGGCGGAGCGGGTGAGCCGGGCGGTGGACGATCTGGACACCACGATCCGGATCATCCGGTCCACCATCTTCGATCTGCGGACGGCGGACGGTCCGGGCGGCGGCGGGCTGCGGCGCCGGATGACGGAGACCGCCCGTACCGCGGAGAACGCCCTCGGCTTCCGGCCCTCCGTGCGGATCGACGGACCGGTCGACACGACGGTGCCGGACGATCTCGCCGAACACGTCCTGGCGGTCGCCGCGGAGGCGGTGTCCAATGCCTCGCGCCATGCGCGTGCCACGCGGATCGGCATCGTACTGTCGGCCGACGACGCGGTGACGCTGACCGTCACCGACAACGGCGTCGGAATCCGGGACGGTGTCGCCGCGCCGGGGCCGGGCACCGCGGCCGATGCGGCCGGCCCGCCGGCCGGGCGCCGCGGCGGGCTGGCCAATATGCGTACGCGGGCGGCGCTGTGCCGCGGCACGCTGACCATCGGACAGCCGGCGGACGGGGGCACCCGGATCATCTGGCGCGCGCCGCTCCACGACTGA